The following proteins are co-located in the Cutaneotrichosporon cavernicola HIS019 DNA, chromosome: 3 genome:
- the FUM1 gene encoding uncharacterized protein (Fumarase C C-terminus), whose product MLASRSSAGLRALPRATRTFTTSSIMAQQFREERDTFGPLQVPVERYWGAQTQRSIQNFDIGGPTERMPPPLIKAFGVLKKAAAHVNETYGLDPKVAKAISEAADDVISGKLIDEFPLVVFQTGSGTQSNMNVNEVISNRAIELLGGERGSKTPVHPNDHVNMSQSSNDTFPTAMHVAAVVEINTLLVPALKELRDALAAKRDEFADIIKIGRTHLQDATPLTLGQEFSGYVTQVERGIERVESSLKHLLQLAQGGTAVGTGLNTRKGFDTAVASEIAKITGFPFVTNPNKFEALAAHDAIVEASGQLNVVASSLFKIAQDIRYLGSGPRCGLGELNLPENEPGSSIMPGKVNPTQCEALTMVCAQVIGNNAAISLAGTQGQFELNVFKPVMIANLLRSIRLLADGSRSFTKNCVVGITANKDRIEQLLHESLMLVTCLNSTLGYDNAAAIAKNAHKKGITLRQSALDSGLISAEDFDKVVRPELMIGPKD is encoded by the exons ATGCTCGCGTCTCGTTCTTCCGCCGGC CTTCGCGCCCTTCCCCGCGCGACCCGCACCTTCaccacctcgtccatcaTGGCCCAGCAGttccgcgaggagcgcgacaCCTTCGGCCCTCTCCAGGTGCCCGTTGAGCGCTACTGGGGTGCGCAGACCCAGCGTTCGATCCAGAACTTTGACATTGGCGGCCCCACTGAGCGCATGCCCCCTCCTCTCATCAAGGCGTTTGGTGTCCTCAAGAAGGCTGCCGCCCACGTCAACGAGACCTACGGCCTTGACCCCAaggtcgccaaggccatctcggaggctgccgacgacgtcatCTCGGGCAAGCTCATTGACGAGTTCCCGCTTGTCGTCTTCCAGACCGGCTCGGGCACCCAGTCCAACATGAACGTCAACGAGGTCATCTCGAACCGTGCCatcgagctcctcggcggtgaGCGCGGCTCCAAGACGCCCGTCCACCCCAACGACCACGTCAACATGTCGCAGTCGTCCAACGACACCTTCCCCACTGCCATGCACGTTGCTGCCGTTGTTGAGATCaacaccctcctcgtccccgcCCTCAAGGAGCTCCGTGACGCTCTtgccgccaagcgcgacgagtTTGCCGACATTATCAAGATTGGCCGCACCCATCTCCAGGACGCTACCCCCCTCACTCTCGGCCAGGAGTTCTCGGGCTACGTGACccaggtcgagcgcggcatcgagcgcgtcgagtcgTCGCTCAagcacctcctccagctcgcccagGGCGGCACTGCCGTCGGTACTGGTCTCAACACCCGCAAGGGCTTTGAcaccgccgtcgcctccgAGATCGCCAAGATCACCGGCTTCCCCTTCGtcaccaaccccaacaAGTTTGAGGCTCTCGCTGCTCACGACGCTATCGTCGAGGCTTCGGGCCAGCTCAACGTTGTTGCCTCGTCGCTCTTCAAGATCGCCCAGGACATCCGCTACCTCGGTTCCGGCCCCCGCTGCGgtcttggcgagctcaacctccccgAGAACGAGCCCGGATCGTCGATCATGCCTGGCAAGGTCAACCCCACCCAGTGCGAGGCCCTTACCATGGTCTGCGCCCAGGTCATTGGCAACAACGCCGCCATCTCGCTTGCTGGCACGCAGGGCCAGTTCGAGCTCAACGTGTTCAAGCCTGTCATGATTgccaacctcctccgctccatccgcctcctcgctgaCGGTTCGCGCTCGTTCACCAAGAACTGCGTTGTCGGCATCACCGCCAACAAGGACCGCATCGAACAGCTCCTCCACGAGTCGCTTATG TTGGTCACGTGCCTTAACTCTACGTTGGGCTACGACAACGCTGCCGCGATCGCGAAGAACGCGCACAAGAAGGGCATTACTCTCCGCCAGTCTGCCCTCGACTCTGGCCTCATCTCGGCCGAGGACTtcgacaaggtcgtccGCCCCGAGCTCATGATCGGCCCCAAGGACTAA
- a CDS encoding uncharacterized protein (ESCO1/2 acetyl-transferase) yields MESAKPPVRRTYGRRTASSPPRKLMLFTPPPSSPRLASQEESPTRPYPMSSPTPASQVQYSPTPKRILDSDPVEVPSKRARPLSGFDSNLPPKEEPKQATLASFFGPIKRARATPSSSSPSTPPTSKSKLKLGSKDRTKLTQLHFMNGAQRSCTECGMSYMRGGEDDRTHAAHHARVTRGIPFPKSRGGVSAGAISWSGGSARLLVTEGRWEDVHSTVDGVLSASPLTPKMRDACKLVLAITSSPPPNAKRAKVDGRERIVGVVVAQPIKTAMRVLRSGEDVEDKVDSGGGVVCEPTPLPTPLGIHRLFVVPAYRGCGLARVMLDAAAAHTVYGCRFDPTAGDVAFSQPTDSGRAVMQAWGKGGVRVFDEGQL; encoded by the exons ATGGAGTCCGCAAA ACCGCCAGTACGGCGAACATATGGCCGGCGCACGGCATCGTCCCCGCCACGGAAACTCATGCTCTTCACGCCTCCACCATCATCACCGCGCCTCGCGTCCCAAGAAGAATCCCCGACGCGTCCATACCCAATGTCCTCACCCACACCCGCATCACAAGTGCAGTATTCACCAACCCCAAAGCGCatcctcgactcggaccCAGTCGAGGTCCCGTCCAAGCGTGCACGGCCATTATCGGGTTTCGACTCCAACCTCCCGCCCAAGGAGGAACCGAAACAGGCGACGCTCGCGTCGTTCTTTGGGCCGATCAAGCGCGCGCGTGCTACCccttcatcctcctctccatccactccgccaacctccaagagcaagctcaagctcggtAGCAAGGACAGGACTAAACTCACCCAACTTCACTTCATGAACGGTGCGCAGCGCTCCTGCACCGAATGCGGCATGTCCTATAtgcgaggaggggaagacgACCGCACACACGCGGCACACCACGCTCGTGTAACCCGCGGCATCCCCTTCCCTAAGAGTCGGGGTGGAGTCAGCGCCGGCGCGATCTCCTGGAGCGGGGGAAGtgcccgcctcctcgtgACTGAAGGGCGATGGGAAGACGTACACTCCACAGTGGATGGCGtcctctccgcctcgccccTCACACCCAAGATGAGGGACGCGTGTAAGCTCGTCTTGGCAATCACGTCTTCTCCACCACCAAACGCAAAGCGTGCCAAGGTTGACGGGCGGGAACGAATcgttggcgtcgtcgtcgcgcagcCCATCAAGACTGCCATGCGAGTCCTCcgcagcggcgaggacgttgaggacaaggtcgacagcggtggcggtgtTGTGTGCGA acccACACCGCTTCCGACGCCACTGGGTATCCACCGCCTGTTCGTTGTTCCAGCTTACCGTGGATGCGGGCTGGCACGCGTGATGCTCGATGCTGCAGCCGCGCATACCGTTTACGGATGCCGGTTCGACCCGACTGCCGGCGATGTCGCGTTTTCCCAGCCGACAGACAGCGGGCGCGCCGTCATGCAGGCGTGGGGCAAGGGCGGCGTTCGCGTGTTCGACGAGGGACAGTTGTAG
- the ERG26 gene encoding uncharacterized protein (Male sterility protein), with amino-acid sequence MSTSPPTHEHYLVVGGCGFLGRHIVDALLGRGETNVAVFDIVQRHFDENVTFYTGDISKLEDSSAKIVIHTASPPHGRGPAVYEAVNVTGTQNVIDACRAAGVPKLVYTSSAGVVYSGKEDLINADERLPYPAVPMDAYNDTKARAEELVLQANSEGLLTCALRPSGIFGPGDRQAISGFHSVIKNGQTKFQIGSNENLFDWTYVGNVAHAHLLAADKLADTYPVAGLHEPLPWVNLSLPNHRIPTSEAHPLGPNTSPSQHDLLLAQRFESSEVDPADLRPVLRSKMDQFAALSDQEDDAPGPRVAGQAFFINNCEPVAFWDWTRAVWAALGHIPPYTIVLPAAVGLILATLAEMWAKISGKEPGFTRFRVTFATQQRYYDSERARRLLGYTPIVGITDGLDRWTKWYAEELKATEGVEAESAKTK; translated from the exons ATGTCGACGTCCCCGCCCACTCACGAACACTACCTCGTCGTTGGAGGATGCGGATTCCTGGGCCGGCACattgtcgacgcgctcctcggtcgCGGCGAGACCAATGTCGCCGTGTTTGACATTGTGCAGAGGCATTTTGATGA aaACGTCACTTTCTACACCGGCGACATCTCaaagctcgaggac TCCAGCGCCAAGATTGTGATCCacaccgcctcgccgccccaCGGCCGCGGTCCCGCAGTCTACGAGGCAGTAAACGTAACGGGCACGCAGAACGTCATCGACGCTtgccgcgccgccggcgtACCGAAACTCGTATACACATCTTCAGCCGGGGTCGTCTACTCGGGCAAGGAAGACCTGAtcaacgccgacgagcgcctccCGTACCCAGCCGTGCCGATGGACGCGTACAACGACACCAAGGcgcgggccgaggagctggtACTGCAGGCCAACTCTGAAGGGCTGCTTACCTGTGCTCTCCGCCCATCCGGTATCTTTGGGCCGGGTGACAGACAGGCCATCAGCGGTTTCCATTCGGTCATTAAGAACGGGCAGACCAAATTCCAGATCGGGAGTAACGAGAACCTCTTTGACTGGACTTATGTCGGGAATGTCGCGCACGCacacctcctcgctgccgacAAGTTGGCCGACACCTATCCTGTTGCTGGCCTCCACGAGCCCCTCCCCTGGGTTAACTTGTCGCTTCCCAACCACCGCATTCCTACCTCTGAAGCCCACCCCCTCGGTCCCAATACCAGCCCGAGCCAGCacgatctcctcctcgcccagcggTTTGAGAGTAGCGAAGTCGATCCCGCCGACCTCCGCCCTGTTCTCCGGTCCAAGATGGACCAGTTCGCAGCACTCTCGGACCAGGAGGACGATGCCCCGGGTCCCCGCGTGGCTGGACAGGCGTTCTTTATTAATAATTGCGAGCCGGTCGCTTTCTGGGATTGGACGCGGGCGGTTTGGGCCGCACTCGGTCATATCCCGCCCTACACTATCGTTCTCCCCGCGGCTGTTGgtctcatcctcgccacaCTGGCTGAGATGTGGGCCAAGATCTCCGGAAAGGAGCCGGGCTTTACCCGTTTCCGCGTTACGTTTGCCACGCAGCAGCGATACTACGATAGCGAGcgggcgcgccgcctcctcggaTACACGCCGATCGTGGGGATCAccgacggcctcgaccgctGGACTAAGTGGTATGctgaggagctcaaggcgaCCGAGGGCGTTGAGGCCGAGTCGGCCAAGACCAAGTAG